A stretch of Candidatus Bathyarchaeia archaeon DNA encodes these proteins:
- the cofC gene encoding 2-phospho-L-lactate guanylyltransferase has protein sequence MGLFGMVVDVIIPVKGLRNIKSRLAPILDADGRCKLGLNMFIDVMNAVQRSRDIRSILVVSSDPTIHELSKDMNAETLMEKSERGVNTAVAIATSYAKHRGATGALILPSDIPLITPRDIDRMISMAADERSMVITPSIRYDGTNALLLKPPDVIRTCYENESYTAHIRMAKERGLKLSVYFSKRVMLDIDTPEDVEEFLRVGGDTFTHRFLRKEIPCNGFVKKIKF, from the coding sequence ATGGGGCTCTTCGGTATGGTTGTTGACGTCATTATACCTGTAAAAGGTTTGAGAAATATAAAGAGCCGTTTAGCTCCAATATTGGACGCCGATGGGAGGTGCAAACTTGGCTTAAACATGTTTATAGACGTGATGAACGCGGTGCAGCGTTCACGAGACATCAGGAGCATCCTTGTCGTATCTTCAGACCCAACAATCCATGAGCTTTCTAAAGATATGAACGCCGAGACTTTGATGGAGAAATCTGAGAGGGGCGTGAACACAGCTGTAGCAATTGCCACAAGCTATGCCAAGCATAGGGGCGCTACGGGCGCACTAATTTTACCCTCAGACATTCCACTTATAACACCACGGGACATAGATAGGATGATTAGCATGGCAGCAGATGAGCGGTCGATGGTTATAACCCCCTCTATACGCTATGATGGAACTAACGCGCTACTTCTTAAACCGCCCGACGTAATAAGAACCTGCTACGAAAATGAAAGCTATACTGCTCACATTCGAATGGCAAAAGAGAGAGGACTTAAACTATCTGTATACTTTTCTAAGAGGGTAATGCTCGACATAGATACCCCCGAAGATGTTGAAGAGTTCCTTAGAGTGGGAGGAGATACGTTTACACACCGTTTCCTCAGGAAGGAAATACCCTGCAATGGCTTCGTAAAAAAAATAAAATTCTAG
- a CDS encoding Ni/Fe hydrogenase subunit alpha — protein sequence MKTITIDPITRLEGHGKISIFLDSEGNVANAYFQVPELRGFEKFCEGRRVEEMPDLTSRICGVCPEAHSMASTKTLDAVFHVEPPSAAKKIRELLYSAFQFADKITHFYILAGADFVVGPEASPAERNVLGLIAKVGKEIGLSVIRHRLMGHQIIQMIGGRQVHATYGLPGGVSKPLSKDEQVKIEAMAKEMVEFGKFSLKLFEDVVLKNKDYVDMIFSDAYTTRTYYMGTVDQNNKVNFYDGMIRVVDPDGKEFAKYPPADYMEHIAEHVEPWSYLKFPYLKKVGWKGLVGGKGSGVYRATPLSRLNAADGMATPLAQAEYEKMYETLGGKPVHHTLATHWARLVELMYAAERTLELSQDPEILDSNVRQIPKETPTEGVGEVEAPRGTLTHHYVTDERGVLKKVNLIVGTTNNYAPICISIKQAAQGLIKGGKVSEGLLNRVEMAFRAYDPCFACATHTLPGQMPLEVTIYDENQKVIRRLSH from the coding sequence ATGAAGACAATAACGATAGACCCTATAACAAGGCTTGAAGGGCATGGTAAGATAAGTATCTTCTTAGATAGTGAAGGTAATGTCGCGAATGCCTACTTCCAGGTACCGGAGCTGAGAGGCTTCGAGAAGTTCTGTGAGGGCCGCCGCGTCGAAGAGATGCCTGACCTCACCTCGCGGATATGCGGAGTCTGCCCAGAAGCCCATAGCATGGCTTCGACTAAAACTCTTGATGCGGTCTTCCACGTAGAGCCGCCGAGCGCGGCTAAGAAGATAAGGGAGCTACTATACAGTGCCTTCCAGTTTGCTGACAAGATAACTCATTTCTACATACTTGCAGGTGCGGATTTCGTTGTCGGCCCAGAAGCATCTCCAGCTGAGAGGAATGTCCTAGGTCTCATAGCGAAGGTTGGGAAGGAGATAGGGCTCTCAGTAATCAGACACCGCCTCATGGGGCATCAAATTATACAGATGATTGGCGGTAGGCAAGTTCACGCAACCTACGGATTACCTGGAGGTGTGAGTAAACCTCTAAGCAAGGATGAGCAAGTGAAGATAGAGGCTATGGCTAAAGAGATGGTTGAGTTCGGTAAGTTCAGCTTGAAACTCTTCGAGGATGTCGTCCTCAAAAATAAAGACTATGTCGACATGATTTTTAGCGACGCCTATACCACAAGGACTTATTATATGGGTACAGTTGATCAGAACAATAAGGTCAACTTCTATGATGGGATGATCAGAGTCGTCGACCCTGACGGTAAAGAGTTCGCAAAATACCCCCCCGCAGATTATATGGAACACATAGCGGAGCATGTTGAGCCGTGGTCATACCTCAAATTCCCCTACCTGAAGAAAGTTGGGTGGAAGGGGCTCGTCGGCGGAAAGGGTAGTGGAGTCTACCGGGCGACACCGCTCTCACGTCTAAACGCCGCAGACGGTATGGCTACCCCTCTAGCGCAAGCTGAGTATGAGAAAATGTATGAGACTCTGGGAGGTAAGCCTGTTCACCATACTCTAGCGACACATTGGGCCCGATTGGTTGAGTTGATGTATGCTGCAGAGAGGACACTGGAACTCAGCCAAGATCCAGAGATTCTCGATTCGAATGTAAGGCAGATACCAAAGGAGACACCGACAGAAGGTGTGGGTGAGGTTGAGGCGCCTAGGGGGACACTAACGCACCACTATGTAACCGATGAGAGAGGAGTACTCAAGAAGGTAAACCTAATTGTAGGGACGACCAACAATTACGCGCCAATCTGCATCTCAATCAAGCAAGCTGCCCAAGGACTGATTAAAGGTGGTAAAGTCTCGGAGGGGCTCCTAAATAGAGTCGAGATGGCTTTCAGAGCATACGACCCCTGCTTCGCATGTGCCACTCACACCTTACCCGGACAGATGCCTCTAGAGGTCACGATATACGACGAGAATCAAAAAGTCATCCGAAGGCTTAGCCACTGA
- the cofD gene encoding 2-phospho-L-lactate transferase, which produces MITVISGGTGSAKFLEGVREILCEEDLTVIVNVGDNFEVFGLYICPDVDTVTYMFAGLLDEERGWGRREDTFNALANLSRLGVETWFRLGDKDLALHIYRTFHRRAGRGLAEVTQRISALLGVRAKILPASDSPVETRILTDNGLLHFQEFWVKREARDRVLGVVYVGAEQASPAPGVVEAIEKADGIIIAPANPVTSIGPILAIPGIKDALVKTSAKKVAVSPIVGGRPFSGPAGKLLEGIGVEVSSFGVAWLYRDFLDAIVIDFEDSALKGRINQLGVECILTDTAMASKDGRKRLAAKVVEILKRH; this is translated from the coding sequence ATGATAACTGTTATATCTGGTGGGACGGGCTCGGCGAAATTTCTCGAGGGCGTTCGCGAGATACTTTGTGAAGAGGATCTCACAGTTATAGTCAACGTGGGAGATAACTTCGAGGTCTTCGGCCTTTACATCTGCCCAGATGTTGATACGGTAACATATATGTTTGCCGGGTTACTGGACGAGGAAAGGGGGTGGGGGCGAAGGGAAGACACGTTCAACGCTCTAGCTAATCTTTCTCGCTTGGGGGTGGAGACGTGGTTCAGGCTGGGCGACAAGGATCTGGCTCTTCACATCTATCGCACCTTTCACAGGCGAGCTGGTCGTGGTCTCGCTGAAGTTACCCAGCGCATCTCGGCGTTGCTTGGAGTTAGGGCAAAGATACTGCCTGCATCTGACTCTCCTGTGGAGACGAGAATTCTAACTGATAATGGGTTGTTACATTTTCAGGAGTTTTGGGTTAAGCGGGAGGCGAGAGATAGAGTTTTAGGTGTGGTGTATGTAGGAGCTGAGCAAGCCTCACCCGCCCCCGGCGTAGTAGAGGCTATAGAGAAGGCTGATGGTATAATTATAGCGCCTGCCAACCCTGTAACAAGCATAGGCCCGATTCTGGCCATACCTGGCATAAAAGACGCGTTAGTAAAGACCAGCGCGAAGAAGGTTGCGGTATCTCCAATAGTGGGAGGAAGACCGTTTAGTGGGCCTGCGGGGAAGCTTCTAGAAGGTATCGGGGTGGAAGTATCATCCTTTGGAGTCGCTTGGCTTTATCGAGACTTTTTAGATGCTATAGTGATTGACTTCGAGGATTCAGCCTTAAAAGGGCGCATAAATCAGCTGGGCGTGGAATGCATCCTGACCGACACGGCTATGGCGAGCAAGGATGGTAGAAAGAGGTTAGCAGCTAAGGTGGTTGAGATTTTGAAGAGACATTGA